A single window of Psychromonas ingrahamii 37 DNA harbors:
- a CDS encoding cold-shock protein — protein sequence MSNKVQGTVKWFNEAKGFGFIEQASGPDVFAHFSAIASEGFKTLAEGQKVEFTVSQGQKGPQADTIVAL from the coding sequence ATGTCTAATAAAGTACAAGGAACCGTTAAATGGTTCAACGAAGCGAAAGGTTTTGGTTTTATTGAGCAAGCATCTGGTCCAGATGTATTCGCTCACTTTAGTGCTATTGCAAGCGAAGGTTTCAAAACCTTAGCTGAAGGCCAAAAAGTAGAATTCACTGTAAGCCAAGGTCAAAAAGGCCCGCAAGCAGATACTATCGTAGCACTTTAA